A genomic region of Nitrospirota bacterium contains the following coding sequences:
- a CDS encoding acyl-CoA thioesterase: protein MENYKLVLPEHLNHYGYLFGGYLLQWVDEAAWICASLEYPACRFVTVAMDKVEFRKSVRQGAILRFEVKKTKAGNTSVHYAVEVFSDQLRTGGGDAIFSTTITFVCLDEQGRKTGLPKL, encoded by the coding sequence ATGGAAAATTATAAGCTTGTCCTTCCTGAGCATCTGAACCATTACGGATATCTCTTCGGCGGGTATCTCCTTCAGTGGGTCGATGAGGCAGCCTGGATCTGTGCAAGCCTCGAATACCCTGCCTGCAGATTTGTCACTGTGGCTATGGACAAGGTTGAGTTCAGAAAGAGCGTACGTCAGGGAGCAATACTTCGGTTCGAGGTGAAGAAGACAAAGGCAGGCAATACCTCTGTCCATTATGCTGTCGAGGTTTTTTCTGACCAGCTCAGAACAGGGGGAGGAGATGCGATATTTTCGACAACCATCACCTTTGTCTGCCTCGATGAGCAAG
- the mobB gene encoding molybdopterin-guanine dinucleotide biosynthesis protein B: MKSVCTIGIAGYSGSGKTTLIRKILPELKGQGLAVGVLKHIHHKLNIDIRGKDTDIFYRAGADFVSAHDDHQGFARYRSGAMSLAERIRRFPSSLDLIIVEGHKDIDIPGIWLETKSSAGETGRLCYGSRSILFRDDPKYHLKALLHIRQVLERFHLRRPVMAGLLVGGKSMRMGTPKSLLKIKGRTMAARSFDMLSAVSEKTILLGSGKIPASLKTADRLADLPEVSGPLAGMLSAFRWAPQNTWLISSVDMPLMQKEAWKWLLSQRKPGVWAVMPKIKGRKGLETTGAIYEPMIFGYVESLAAEGITSLQEIAKHGKVISPAIPESLACAWSNVNTPGEWEKILWRTKKL, from the coding sequence ATGAAATCAGTCTGCACCATAGGCATTGCCGGCTACTCAGGCTCAGGCAAAACAACCCTTATCCGAAAAATCCTTCCTGAATTGAAGGGGCAGGGGCTTGCTGTCGGGGTCCTCAAACATATCCATCATAAGCTCAACATCGATATCAGGGGAAAAGATACCGATATTTTTTATCGCGCAGGAGCGGATTTTGTTTCTGCGCATGACGATCATCAGGGCTTTGCGCGATACCGGAGCGGCGCCATGTCCCTCGCTGAGCGTATCCGGAGATTCCCTTCTTCGCTGGATTTAATAATTGTCGAGGGGCATAAGGATATCGATATCCCCGGCATCTGGCTGGAGACCAAATCTTCGGCAGGAGAGACCGGGAGATTGTGTTATGGCAGCAGATCGATACTATTCAGGGACGATCCGAAATATCATCTCAAGGCCCTATTGCATATACGGCAGGTATTGGAGAGGTTCCACTTGCGACGACCCGTCATGGCCGGTTTGCTTGTCGGCGGCAAAAGCATGCGCATGGGAACGCCTAAATCACTGCTGAAGATAAAGGGCAGAACCATGGCTGCAAGGTCTTTCGATATGCTTTCTGCCGTTTCGGAGAAGACCATACTGCTCGGTTCGGGGAAAATCCCCGCGAGCCTGAAAACAGCTGATCGCCTTGCCGATCTGCCAGAGGTAAGCGGTCCGCTTGCCGGCATGCTCAGTGCTTTCAGGTGGGCGCCCCAAAACACATGGCTCATATCCTCGGTAGATATGCCATTGATGCAAAAAGAGGCCTGGAAATGGCTCCTGAGTCAGCGGAAACCGGGTGTTTGGGCTGTAATGCCGAAGATAAAGGGACGCAAAGGTCTTGAGACTACCGGCGCGATATATGAGCCCATGATATTTGGGTATGTAGAGTCACTGGCTGCTGAAGGGATAACATCGCTGCAGGAGATAGCGAAGCACGGGAAGGTCATTTCACCGGCGATACCGGAATCCCTCGCCTGCGCCTGGAGCAATGTCAATACTCCCGGTGAATGGGAAAAGATCCTCTGGCGCACAAAAAAGCTCTGA
- a CDS encoding ATP synthase F0 subunit C, translated as MKKILSLALLTFAVICLLAPVAVFATEGAAAPAAAPAADSGSGKGMAALAAGIAIGIAALGTGIGQGMGLKGATEGIARNPGASGKITTTLIIGLAMIESLAIYALLVALGILINAKMFF; from the coding sequence ATGAAAAAAATTCTTTCTCTCGCACTGCTCACATTCGCTGTTATCTGTCTGCTCGCTCCGGTAGCTGTTTTTGCTACTGAAGGGGCTGCTGCACCGGCTGCTGCACCTGCTGCAGATTCCGGTTCAGGCAAGGGGATGGCCGCGCTTGCTGCAGGCATCGCGATCGGTATCGCTGCTCTTGGCACAGGCATTGGCCAGGGCATGGGCCTGAAGGGTGCTACCGAGGGTATTGCAAGGAATCCGGGAGCTTCCGGCAAGATCACGACGACCCTGATCATCGGTCTTGCCATGATCGAGTCCCTTGCAATCTATGCGCTTCTCGTAGCGCTCGGCATCCTGATCAACGCAAAGATGTTCTTCTAG
- the atpB gene encoding F0F1 ATP synthase subunit A → MHEEKLLSDIFINVHTVPHYVSYAFLASLILIVTAFMVNRSLKLVPTGLQNFMETIAEGVLGLCEDNIGHHWAKHFFPLIGTVALYVAVCNFMGLIPGFYSPTSNINNNVALAIPIFLATHVYGLRVHGIGYFKHFLGPIRSLPALPLMMLIFIIELIGHLVRPVTLSVRLFGNMVAKHIILLVLAGLSPWLVPTLILALGSLVSVIQAFVFTLLTTLYLAGAVEEAH, encoded by the coding sequence ATGCACGAAGAAAAACTGTTATCTGATATTTTCATAAATGTTCATACGGTTCCACACTATGTTTCTTATGCATTCCTTGCGTCTCTTATTCTGATTGTAACTGCCTTTATGGTTAACAGGTCTCTGAAGCTTGTTCCGACCGGCCTCCAGAACTTTATGGAAACCATTGCAGAGGGAGTTCTGGGCCTCTGCGAGGATAACATAGGCCATCACTGGGCAAAGCATTTCTTCCCGCTCATAGGCACAGTTGCCCTCTATGTTGCTGTCTGTAATTTCATGGGTCTTATTCCGGGCTTCTATTCTCCGACCAGCAATATCAATAACAACGTTGCCCTGGCGATTCCGATCTTTCTGGCGACCCATGTTTACGGCCTGAGGGTTCACGGCATCGGCTATTTCAAGCACTTCCTCGGGCCTATCCGGTCACTCCCTGCGCTGCCGCTTATGATGCTCATATTCATCATCGAACTGATCGGCCATCTGGTCAGGCCTGTCACCCTTTCGGTCAGGCTCTTTGGAAACATGGTGGCCAAGCATATCATCCTGCTCGTGCTTGCAGGACTTTCACCCTGGCTGGTTCCGACGCTTATCCTGGCGCTCGGCTCTCTGGTGAGTGTTATCCAGGCCTTTGTTTTCACCCTGCTTACGACATTGTATCTCGCTGGTGCCGTTGAAGAGGCACATTAA
- a CDS encoding MerR family transcriptional regulator codes for MAKDKVKKDLSDEEKQSLPLYPIGIVAELIGTTDQTLRLYEKHGLIKPARRNKNRFYSENNIKWLRCLRDLIHNQKISIEGIKKLLDYAPCWEITSCPEERKGKCSAYIDKTKPCWELNRMICNTESGRICEDCVVFISKQVSKKK; via the coding sequence ATGGCAAAAGATAAAGTCAAAAAGGATCTTAGTGACGAGGAGAAACAGAGCCTTCCTCTTTATCCGATTGGCATTGTCGCCGAACTGATCGGAACAACTGATCAGACACTCAGGCTTTATGAGAAGCACGGCCTGATCAAGCCGGCACGCAGGAACAAGAACCGGTTTTATTCCGAGAATAACATCAAGTGGCTGAGGTGCCTCAGGGACCTGATCCATAACCAGAAGATCAGCATTGAAGGTATCAAGAAGCTTCTTGATTATGCTCCCTGCTGGGAGATAACCAGTTGCCCTGAGGAGCGGAAGGGTAAGTGCTCTGCGTATATAGACAAGACCAAGCCCTGTTGGGAACTGAACCGTATGATCTGCAATACGGAGTCAGGCAGGATCTGCGAAGACTGCGTTGTCTTTATTTCAAAACAGGTATCAAAGAAAAAATAG
- a CDS encoding PBP1A family penicillin-binding protein, which yields MKPKLIIILVLSSILIGGIAGGYVAIAKGIPSIDELKHYQAGGGTKIYADDDVMIGELKAEKGIFLSINSIPKQMTNAIVAVEDSRFFKHKGIDYIAIARAVVKDIIHVSLKEGGSTLTQQLAKVVFLSSEKTMKRKLLEAALAFKIEKSLSKQEILELYLNKVYFGHGAYGVEMAARTYFGKSARQLTLAEAAMIAGLVKAPTTYSPFNDLTRAKERQNIVLSRMEEEGYITKQERESAYNQPLYLSSLKKGIEAHSYFVEYIRKYLEEKYGEEAVYKTGLKAYTTLNRAMQLSAVNAMQNGLREVDKRRGWRGAVETKKGIDIDKEMKTRDLSTMVMNNPGDIYTGLVLKVAAHEATIKTRGLLGKLSIKDAQWASKTLNKSGSVKVIKDFSLTQILKPGDVVRVSIKSIQKSSVLLALEQEPEVEGALIAVEPYTGFIRAMVGGYDFSRSDFNRAVMAKRQPGSSFKPIIYAAAMDHGFTPASLIVDEPVTYSGGPKGDWTPENYDHKYYGPTRLREALTFSRNVVTIRLTDTMGLDALMNFSRTIGVTADMPRNLSIALGSFSITPLEMAMTYNVFASTGMKSKPLALKYLTDSKGRILETNEPEPEQVISPQTAFLITSMMEDVVRYGTGWRAKALGRPVAAKTGTTNDYKDAWFVGYTSNLVAAIWVGFDNAKTLGAQETGGKAAAPIWTMFMGSAAKGESEGFQQPEGIVSLYIDPKTGLLSRDESGLKEYFREGTQPKQYSSSKSVWEIRDPTQFNFD from the coding sequence GTGAAACCGAAGCTCATCATTATCCTTGTCCTGTCTTCCATTCTTATCGGCGGCATTGCAGGCGGCTATGTAGCAATCGCCAAGGGCATCCCTTCGATCGACGAGCTCAAGCATTACCAGGCTGGCGGCGGCACGAAGATCTACGCAGACGACGACGTTATGATCGGCGAACTCAAGGCAGAAAAGGGCATTTTTCTTTCAATCAACAGCATCCCAAAACAGATGACCAATGCTATTGTTGCGGTTGAAGACTCACGTTTTTTCAAGCACAAGGGCATAGACTACATCGCTATTGCACGTGCGGTTGTGAAAGACATCATTCACGTAAGCCTGAAGGAGGGCGGCAGCACGCTCACCCAGCAGCTTGCCAAAGTAGTATTTCTGTCGTCTGAAAAAACCATGAAGCGAAAACTTCTCGAAGCAGCCCTTGCCTTCAAGATCGAGAAGAGTCTCAGCAAGCAGGAGATCCTTGAGTTGTACCTTAATAAGGTCTATTTCGGCCACGGGGCCTACGGCGTTGAAATGGCGGCGCGCACCTATTTCGGGAAGTCTGCACGACAGCTTACTCTCGCAGAGGCAGCCATGATCGCAGGTCTGGTCAAGGCCCCCACAACCTATTCGCCCTTTAATGATCTCACACGGGCAAAAGAACGACAGAACATTGTCTTAAGCAGAATGGAAGAGGAAGGATATATCACGAAACAGGAACGGGAAAGCGCATACAACCAGCCCCTGTATCTTTCGAGCCTCAAAAAAGGAATTGAGGCGCACAGCTATTTTGTCGAATATATCAGAAAATATCTGGAAGAGAAATACGGAGAAGAGGCAGTGTACAAAACAGGCCTCAAGGCATATACCACGCTGAACAGGGCCATGCAGCTTTCTGCGGTCAATGCCATGCAGAACGGTCTGCGAGAAGTTGACAAGCGCAGGGGATGGCGCGGCGCAGTCGAAACTAAAAAGGGCATTGACATCGATAAAGAAATGAAAACCCGGGACTTAAGTACAATGGTCATGAATAATCCCGGCGATATCTACACCGGCCTCGTCCTGAAAGTCGCTGCTCATGAGGCAACGATCAAGACCCGCGGGCTGCTTGGCAAGCTCTCGATCAAGGATGCGCAGTGGGCATCGAAAACACTCAACAAGTCGGGCAGTGTCAAGGTCATAAAGGACTTCAGCCTGACCCAGATCCTCAAGCCAGGTGATGTGGTAAGGGTCAGCATCAAGAGCATCCAGAAAAGCAGCGTTCTGCTTGCCCTTGAGCAGGAGCCGGAAGTTGAAGGTGCGCTTATCGCTGTTGAGCCATACACCGGGTTTATCAGGGCAATGGTCGGCGGGTATGACTTTTCCCGGAGCGATTTCAACCGTGCCGTTATGGCAAAGCGGCAGCCGGGCTCATCCTTTAAGCCGATCATCTATGCTGCTGCGATGGACCATGGGTTTACGCCGGCAAGTCTTATCGTGGATGAGCCGGTCACCTATTCGGGAGGTCCCAAAGGCGACTGGACTCCTGAAAACTATGACCACAAATATTATGGCCCCACACGCCTCAGAGAAGCGCTGACCTTTTCGCGCAATGTCGTGACGATCCGTCTTACCGATACCATGGGCCTCGATGCACTTATGAACTTTTCGCGTACCATCGGAGTTACTGCCGACATGCCGCGAAACTTGAGCATTGCGCTCGGTTCATTCAGCATTACACCACTTGAAATGGCGATGACGTACAATGTTTTCGCAAGCACCGGCATGAAGTCGAAACCTCTTGCCCTGAAATATCTGACTGACAGCAAAGGCAGGATTCTTGAGACAAACGAGCCTGAACCTGAACAGGTGATCAGCCCCCAGACAGCATTCCTCATAACCTCCATGATGGAGGATGTTGTCAGATATGGAACCGGCTGGCGGGCCAAGGCCCTGGGAAGGCCTGTTGCCGCAAAGACCGGAACGACAAACGATTATAAAGACGCATGGTTCGTCGGCTATACCTCAAACCTTGTGGCTGCAATCTGGGTAGGGTTTGATAATGCAAAGACGCTTGGGGCGCAGGAGACCGGAGGAAAGGCTGCTGCACCGATCTGGACCATGTTCATGGGCAGTGCAGCCAAAGGAGAATCTGAGGGATTTCAGCAGCCTGAAGGCATCGTCAGTCTTTATATCGACCCAAAAACCGGGCTTCTTTCCCGGGATGAATCGGGCCTGAAAGAATATTTCAGGGAAGGCACACAACCAAAACAGTATTCGTCATCCAAATCCGTATGGGAAATAAGAGATCCGACCCAATTCAACTTTGATTAG
- the feoB gene encoding ferrous iron transport protein B: MQKKNIRDEKQSYRRIVLVGNPNVGKSVIFGLLTGQYVTVSNYPGTTVEVASGNLTLANEKFLLVDSPGINSFIPMSEDERVTRDILLAEKSDNIVLVADSKNLKRALMLLIQLAEMALPCILVLNMEDEAKARGIDIDYRRLEELVGIKVIGTVAPQRKGLGKLRDSILMPQTPRLSTDYGKVIEEYVVAISSLLPEAHISRRALSLMILAGDESLKIWCIAHLDPKTIDKIEDLRYEAETRAKEPLSSIISRARIGAAEKVVLEVQERYEPESGHIARWLGKWTMHPIAGLFFVFFVLFCFYEFVGRFGAGTLVDFFQNVVFQTYLNPVIAKTVKTLIPSPFIQDFFVGQYGLFTMALTYAVAIILPITATFFIAFGFLEDSGYLPRIAVLTNGAFSKIGLNGKAVLPMVLGLGCGTMATMTTRILETKRERLIATFLIALAIPCSAQLGVILGMLGPYSIKVALWWIGTLLLVLLLAGTITSRVLPGSKADFFLEIPPMRMPRMGNIFMKTIGRIEWYLKEAVPLFILGTLILFVLDKTHMLNWIEQAASPVVVRFLGLPQEATAAFILGFLRRDYGAAGLFELSKQGLMNEHQVIVSIITLSLFVPCLASFFMIIKERGLRTSLLMFALITVFALIVGGGINLVLTLF, encoded by the coding sequence ATGCAGAAAAAGAACATAAGAGACGAGAAGCAGTCATACCGCAGGATTGTTCTGGTGGGGAACCCAAATGTCGGCAAAAGCGTCATCTTCGGACTCCTGACCGGGCAATACGTCACAGTCTCTAACTATCCAGGCACAACGGTTGAGGTTGCCTCAGGCAACCTTACCCTCGCTAACGAAAAGTTCCTGCTCGTTGACTCTCCCGGCATCAACAGTTTCATCCCGATGAGTGAAGATGAGCGGGTAACGCGGGATATCCTCCTTGCCGAAAAATCCGATAATATTGTACTTGTCGCTGACTCAAAAAACCTCAAGCGTGCGCTCATGCTCCTCATCCAGCTCGCAGAGATGGCTCTGCCCTGCATCCTTGTTCTGAATATGGAAGATGAGGCAAAGGCACGGGGCATAGATATTGACTATCGCAGACTGGAAGAGTTGGTAGGCATCAAGGTGATCGGCACGGTCGCTCCGCAGCGCAAAGGGCTTGGCAAGCTCAGAGACTCTATTCTAATGCCCCAAACCCCGAGGCTTTCCACTGACTATGGAAAGGTCATAGAGGAATATGTCGTTGCCATATCATCGCTGTTGCCGGAAGCGCACATCTCGAGGCGTGCCCTCAGCCTGATGATCCTGGCCGGTGATGAGAGTTTAAAGATATGGTGCATAGCTCACCTCGATCCAAAAACTATCGACAAGATCGAGGACCTGAGGTACGAGGCCGAGACGCGGGCAAAGGAGCCGCTCTCTTCCATAATTTCCCGTGCGCGGATCGGGGCTGCGGAGAAGGTCGTGCTGGAAGTCCAGGAGAGATATGAGCCCGAATCCGGGCATATTGCCCGCTGGTTAGGTAAATGGACCATGCATCCGATCGCAGGCTTATTCTTTGTCTTTTTCGTACTCTTCTGTTTTTATGAATTCGTCGGCAGGTTCGGCGCCGGCACCCTGGTCGATTTTTTCCAAAATGTGGTATTTCAGACCTATCTTAATCCTGTCATTGCAAAGACCGTTAAAACGCTGATACCGTCGCCCTTTATTCAGGACTTTTTTGTGGGCCAGTATGGTCTCTTCACCATGGCGCTCACCTATGCGGTAGCCATTATCCTGCCGATTACCGCAACTTTCTTTATCGCCTTCGGCTTCCTTGAAGACAGCGGGTACCTGCCGCGTATTGCGGTCCTTACCAACGGTGCATTTTCAAAGATCGGCCTCAACGGCAAGGCGGTGCTGCCAATGGTGCTGGGCCTTGGCTGCGGAACTATGGCAACCATGACCACGCGGATACTCGAGACAAAAAGAGAACGGCTCATTGCGACCTTTCTTATTGCGCTGGCCATCCCCTGCTCTGCCCAGCTTGGAGTGATCCTTGGTATGCTTGGCCCCTATTCCATAAAAGTCGCTCTCTGGTGGATAGGTACGCTTCTTCTGGTGCTCCTGCTTGCGGGGACCATCACATCCAGAGTGCTGCCGGGAAGCAAGGCAGATTTCTTCCTCGAAATACCTCCCATGCGCATGCCGCGTATGGGAAATATTTTCATGAAGACCATCGGCAGGATAGAATGGTATCTGAAAGAGGCGGTGCCTCTTTTTATCCTGGGAACACTTATTCTTTTCGTGCTTGATAAGACCCATATGCTGAACTGGATAGAGCAGGCAGCCTCTCCGGTGGTGGTGAGGTTTCTCGGTCTGCCCCAGGAGGCGACTGCAGCATTTATTCTGGGATTTCTGAGAAGGGACTACGGCGCTGCAGGCCTCTTCGAGCTGTCAAAGCAGGGGCTGATGAACGAGCATCAGGTGATCGTGAGCATCATAACCCTTTCACTCTTTGTACCCTGCCTGGCGAGCTTCTTTATGATCATAAAAGAACGGGGGCTCAGGACATCGCTTTTGATGTTCGCACTTATTACGGTCTTTGCCCTTATTGTCGGCGGGGGAATAAATCTTGTCCTGACCCTCTTCTGA
- a CDS encoding transcriptional repressor — protein sequence MECRTFQDFLVGRGLKLTKERMAVVGEIFSTHGHFEPEHLYFRIRGSGIKASRASVYRTLNLLVESGLVERISRSEKGNVYELTFGHKHHDHMVCTDCGDVIEFYSENLETIQNDICTKYSFEGTSHTLEIRGKCRSCRKRT from the coding sequence ATGGAATGCAGAACCTTTCAGGATTTTCTTGTTGGCCGTGGCCTGAAACTCACCAAGGAGCGTATGGCAGTGGTTGGCGAAATCTTTTCGACGCACGGCCACTTTGAGCCGGAGCATCTCTATTTCAGGATCAGGGGCTCGGGCATCAAGGCATCGCGTGCGTCGGTATACAGGACCCTGAACCTCCTGGTAGAAAGCGGACTGGTAGAGCGCATTTCGCGCTCCGAAAAGGGCAATGTCTACGAGCTGACTTTCGGTCACAAGCACCATGATCATATGGTATGCACAGATTGCGGCGATGTGATCGAATTTTATTCCGAAAACCTTGAAACGATCCAGAATGACATTTGCACGAAGTACAGTTTTGAAGGAACAAGCCATACACTTGAGATACGGGGTAAGTGCAGATCATGCAGAAAAAGAACATAA
- a CDS encoding argininosuccinate synthase produces the protein MVKKIVLAYSGGLDTSVAIAWLKENYHADVIAFCADLGQKEELKTVKQKALRTGASKVYVEDLREEFVKDYIFPMLRGNAVYEAFYLLGTSIARPLIAKKQIEIAIKEKADAVAHGSTGKGNDQIRFELTYYALKPDIKVLAPWREWTFNSRESLIDYAAKHKIPVTATKTKPYSTDRNILHISYEGGILEDPWLEPTRDMYTLAVPIEEAPDKAEYVEIGFEQGDPVSVNGKRLSPAKLLEKLNEIGGRHGVGRVDIVENRYVGIKSRGVYETPGGTILHVARRAVQSITLDREVTHLLDSLMPKYAEMIYYGYWFAPERIALQCMIDSVQKVVTGTARIKLYKGNCIIAGRKAPKSLYNAKLATFEAEDVYNQKDAEGFIKLNALRLKANRSLRGR, from the coding sequence ATGGTTAAGAAGATCGTGCTTGCGTATTCCGGAGGCCTGGACACTTCGGTTGCCATCGCATGGCTGAAAGAGAACTATCACGCGGATGTCATTGCATTCTGCGCAGATCTCGGCCAGAAGGAAGAGCTGAAGACCGTAAAACAGAAGGCCCTCAGGACCGGCGCTTCAAAGGTCTATGTCGAAGATCTGCGCGAAGAGTTCGTCAAAGACTATATTTTCCCGATGCTTCGTGGAAATGCCGTATATGAAGCGTTCTACCTTCTCGGCACATCCATCGCGCGTCCGCTGATTGCAAAAAAACAGATAGAGATCGCGATTAAGGAAAAGGCCGATGCAGTTGCCCATGGCTCAACCGGCAAGGGCAATGACCAGATACGGTTTGAGCTTACCTACTACGCGCTTAAGCCGGACATCAAGGTGCTCGCTCCCTGGAGGGAATGGACATTCAACTCGCGGGAATCCCTTATTGACTATGCCGCAAAGCACAAAATACCGGTCACAGCCACCAAGACAAAGCCCTACAGCACGGACAGGAATATCCTTCATATCAGCTATGAGGGCGGGATCCTTGAGGACCCGTGGCTTGAGCCTACCCGTGATATGTACACCCTGGCAGTGCCGATTGAAGAGGCCCCTGACAAGGCCGAATATGTCGAAATAGGTTTTGAGCAGGGAGATCCGGTCAGCGTAAATGGAAAAAGGCTTTCACCGGCCAAACTCCTTGAAAAACTGAATGAAATCGGCGGCAGGCATGGGGTAGGCAGGGTCGATATTGTTGAGAACCGGTATGTCGGAATCAAATCGCGCGGTGTTTACGAGACCCCCGGAGGAACGATCCTTCATGTGGCGCGCCGGGCGGTGCAGTCCATCACTCTTGATCGTGAGGTTACCCATCTTCTGGATTCTCTTATGCCGAAGTATGCAGAAATGATCTATTACGGGTACTGGTTTGCGCCTGAGCGGATAGCGCTTCAGTGCATGATCGACTCTGTCCAGAAGGTTGTTACCGGTACCGCCAGGATAAAACTGTACAAGGGCAACTGCATCATTGCAGGCAGGAAGGCGCCTAAGTCATTATATAACGCAAAGCTTGCGACCTTTGAAGCTGAGGATGTGTATAACCAGAAAGACGCTGAAGGGTTCATCAAACTGAATGCATTAAGGCTTAAGGCGAACAGGTCACTCAGGGGCAGGTAG
- the dprA gene encoding DNA-protecting protein DprA codes for MSDLRYWIGLSLIPDIGPITAKQLIAHAGDAEHVFKMDMHDLLSVHGMARIRAENIRTFSRWDDVEKQVAALEKRGLSAVCYGGPGYPAALKEIPDAPVVLYVKGTYQPEDRYGIAVVGSRKYSPYGEAVTQKISGELASAGFTVISGMARGIDTFAHRSALASGGRTIAVLGSGLDVFYPAENRGLMEKIAASGCAITEFPLGTEPSRENFPRRNRLISGLSMGVLVIEAAEGSGSLITASIALEQNREVFAVPGNITSANAAGTNMLIRQGARMVTRADDILEELAPVLKGFIRGEIKQEVQLSAEEKGLCGCMTREPQHIDVLSREFRLPVQKILDILLSLELKGVVRQSDGKRFYLA; via the coding sequence GTGTCTGACCTCAGATACTGGATCGGTCTTTCTCTGATCCCGGATATCGGGCCGATAACCGCAAAACAGCTCATAGCGCATGCCGGGGACGCTGAGCATGTTTTCAAAATGGATATGCATGACCTGCTTTCGGTCCATGGCATGGCCAGGATCAGGGCAGAGAATATCAGAACATTTTCGCGTTGGGACGATGTTGAAAAACAGGTGGCGGCACTGGAGAAAAGGGGACTTTCGGCTGTCTGCTATGGAGGTCCTGGCTATCCTGCGGCATTAAAAGAGATCCCTGACGCCCCGGTTGTGCTCTATGTCAAAGGAACGTATCAGCCTGAAGACCGGTATGGCATTGCGGTGGTAGGCTCCAGAAAGTATTCCCCCTACGGCGAGGCAGTAACGCAGAAGATCTCCGGAGAGCTTGCTTCTGCCGGGTTCACGGTCATCAGCGGCATGGCGCGGGGTATCGACACCTTTGCGCACCGGAGCGCCCTGGCATCAGGCGGTCGGACTATTGCCGTATTAGGCTCAGGACTGGATGTCTTCTATCCTGCAGAAAACAGGGGGCTCATGGAAAAGATCGCCGCCTCGGGCTGTGCGATCACGGAGTTCCCTCTTGGAACAGAGCCCAGCAGGGAGAATTTCCCGCGAAGAAACAGGCTGATAAGCGGCCTTTCGATGGGGGTGCTTGTGATCGAAGCAGCAGAGGGCAGCGGTTCGCTCATTACGGCATCCATTGCTTTGGAGCAGAATCGGGAGGTCTTTGCTGTGCCTGGCAACATCACGTCAGCCAACGCTGCAGGCACGAATATGCTGATACGGCAGGGCGCCAGGATGGTGACCCGGGCGGATGATATTCTTGAGGAACTGGCACCTGTGCTGAAAGGCTTCATCAGGGGCGAGATAAAACAGGAAGTTCAACTCTCTGCAGAGGAAAAGGGACTCTGCGGCTGTATGACACGCGAGCCGCAGCATATTGATGTATTATCCAGGGAGTTCAGGTTGCCAGTTCAGAAGATTCTTGATATACTCCTTTCCCTGGAGTTAAAGGGGGTTGTAAGACAGTCAGATGGAAAGAGGTTCTATCTTGCATGA